A genomic region of Ovis aries strain OAR_USU_Benz2616 breed Rambouillet chromosome 20, ARS-UI_Ramb_v3.0, whole genome shotgun sequence contains the following coding sequences:
- the C20H6orf15 gene encoding uncharacterized protein C6orf15 homolog isoform X1, translated as MQSKMQGRVVGKRAPLGLLLVCLHLPGLLARSIGMMEEKVPRDLGISLPLLGPPPLTGPSNTEHPQPKPAPRPNDLSRAAVKPNPSPPHGSQPVGGPGVQGWPPSGGLLSMDSWPSEDPWPMLAAAVEDHVGEVLPGELSYLSRVAALPVGSRPWLAGSSAQPGDPSPESSPFHPDSESRRPLRPNVLGSPGDTLARSPLWALINRIRRPLLPGHPWGTLNPSASWGGGGPGTGWGTRPMPYPVGIWANTHQYPSISWGNIPLYPGINQFPPQVLRPPGSSWSIPAGFPNPQNPGSQWS; from the exons ATGCAGAGCAAGATGCAGGGCCGCGTGGTGGGGAAGCGGGCTCCTCTGGGGCTGCTCCTGGTCTGTCTTCATCTCCCAG GCCTCCTTGCCCGGAGTATCGGTATGATGGAGGAGAAAGTTCCTCGAGACTTGGGGATCAGCTTGCCTCTGCTGGGACCACCTCCATTGACCGGCCCCTCCAACACTGAGCATCCTCAGCCCAAACCAGCCCCTAGGCCTAATGATTTGTCCAGGGCTGCTGTGAAGCCCAATCCTTCTCCACCACATGGCTCTCAACCTGTAGGAGGTCCTGGGGTGCAGGGGTGGCCCCCCTCTGGGGGGCTGCTCTCCATGGACTCCTGGCCCTCGGAAGACCCCTGGCCGATGCTGGCAGCTGCAGTCGAGGACCATGTTGGGGAAGTGCTGCCCGGAGAACTGTCTTACCTTTCTAGGGTGGCTGCCCTCCCCGTGGGCAGCAGGCCTTGGCTTGCAGGGTCCTCTGCACAGCCCGGAGACCCCTCACCTGAGTCCTCACCCTTCCACCCTGACTCTGAGTCTAGACGGCCACTCCGTCCCAACGTGCTGGGCTCCCCGGGAGACACCCTTGCCCGATCCCCACTCTGGGCTCTCATCAACAGAATACGACGGCCGCTTCTGCCTGGTCACCCCTGGGGGACCCTGAATCCCAGTGCATCCTGGGGAGGTGGAGGCCCTGGCACTGGATGGGGAACAAGGCCCATGCCATACCCTGTGGGAATCTGGGCTAACACCCATCAATACCCAAGTATCAGCTGGGGGAATATTCCTCTATACCCAGGTATTAATCAGTTTCCTCCCCAAGTTCTCCGTCCTCCTGGCTCCTCTTGGAGCATCCCAGCTGGCTTCCCCAATCCTCAAAACCCTGGGTCACAGTGGAGTTAG
- the C20H6orf15 gene encoding uncharacterized protein C6orf15 homolog isoform X2 encodes MQGNGFSPGGLQKGSTWTSDLHNCLLARSIGMMEEKVPRDLGISLPLLGPPPLTGPSNTEHPQPKPAPRPNDLSRAAVKPNPSPPHGSQPVGGPGVQGWPPSGGLLSMDSWPSEDPWPMLAAAVEDHVGEVLPGELSYLSRVAALPVGSRPWLAGSSAQPGDPSPESSPFHPDSESRRPLRPNVLGSPGDTLARSPLWALINRIRRPLLPGHPWGTLNPSASWGGGGPGTGWGTRPMPYPVGIWANTHQYPSISWGNIPLYPGINQFPPQVLRPPGSSWSIPAGFPNPQNPGSQWS; translated from the coding sequence GCCTCCTTGCCCGGAGTATCGGTATGATGGAGGAGAAAGTTCCTCGAGACTTGGGGATCAGCTTGCCTCTGCTGGGACCACCTCCATTGACCGGCCCCTCCAACACTGAGCATCCTCAGCCCAAACCAGCCCCTAGGCCTAATGATTTGTCCAGGGCTGCTGTGAAGCCCAATCCTTCTCCACCACATGGCTCTCAACCTGTAGGAGGTCCTGGGGTGCAGGGGTGGCCCCCCTCTGGGGGGCTGCTCTCCATGGACTCCTGGCCCTCGGAAGACCCCTGGCCGATGCTGGCAGCTGCAGTCGAGGACCATGTTGGGGAAGTGCTGCCCGGAGAACTGTCTTACCTTTCTAGGGTGGCTGCCCTCCCCGTGGGCAGCAGGCCTTGGCTTGCAGGGTCCTCTGCACAGCCCGGAGACCCCTCACCTGAGTCCTCACCCTTCCACCCTGACTCTGAGTCTAGACGGCCACTCCGTCCCAACGTGCTGGGCTCCCCGGGAGACACCCTTGCCCGATCCCCACTCTGGGCTCTCATCAACAGAATACGACGGCCGCTTCTGCCTGGTCACCCCTGGGGGACCCTGAATCCCAGTGCATCCTGGGGAGGTGGAGGCCCTGGCACTGGATGGGGAACAAGGCCCATGCCATACCCTGTGGGAATCTGGGCTAACACCCATCAATACCCAAGTATCAGCTGGGGGAATATTCCTCTATACCCAGGTATTAATCAGTTTCCTCCCCAAGTTCTCCGTCCTCCTGGCTCCTCTTGGAGCATCCCAGCTGGCTTCCCCAATCCTCAAAACCCTGGGTCACAGTGGAGTTAG